The following are encoded together in the Thalassomonas haliotis genome:
- a CDS encoding S8 family serine peptidase yields MKYKTFSKTLVTLAVCGYFGSANAGEMAELYSAPAATAIAGQYIVVYKKPEVIKLGDKKALADFTTSTTNELVNTLGLDVQRQYNTALSGILVTADKAKLASLLAHPSVDFVEQDSRVSVDPGYSINQANPTWGLDRIDQRALPLDKQFNPSQQGTGVTAFVIDTGINVSHNDFGGRASSGWDFIDGDNNANDCHGHGTHVAGTVGGTTWGVAKQANLVGVRVLSCSGSGSNSGVIAGVDWVANNANGPSVANMSLGGGKSTALNNAVAGAVNSGVFFAVAAGNDNGNACNKSPASEPSAYTVGSTSSNDNRSSFSNYGTCLDIYAPGSSIKSAWIGSNSATNTISGTSMASPHVAGTAALYLDADPSLSPAQLSAQLTANATANVVGDAKTGSPNLLVYTESEGAAPGLDETVSGGTNSNTTFTYTVPSGASKLTVSLAGNSGDADLYINHGVSALPFDSDCASATDGSNEECVINNPSAGTWHILVYGYAAFNNIRLTASHN; encoded by the coding sequence ATGAAATATAAAACCTTTTCTAAAACATTAGTTACCCTGGCTGTTTGTGGTTATTTTGGCAGCGCCAATGCCGGCGAAATGGCTGAGTTGTATAGTGCTCCTGCGGCAACTGCGATAGCGGGTCAATACATTGTTGTTTACAAAAAACCTGAAGTTATCAAACTCGGCGATAAAAAAGCCCTGGCAGACTTTACCACCAGCACCACTAATGAACTGGTCAATACTTTAGGTCTTGATGTTCAGCGCCAATACAATACTGCCCTTAGTGGTATCTTAGTGACTGCCGACAAGGCAAAACTGGCCTCTTTGCTGGCACATCCCAGTGTTGATTTTGTTGAGCAGGACAGCCGGGTGAGTGTTGATCCCGGTTACTCCATTAATCAGGCCAACCCTACCTGGGGCCTGGATCGTATCGATCAACGCGCCCTGCCGTTAGACAAGCAATTTAACCCTTCACAGCAAGGTACAGGCGTCACCGCTTTTGTGATCGATACCGGTATCAATGTCAGCCATAACGATTTTGGCGGCCGCGCCAGCAGCGGTTGGGATTTTATCGACGGAGACAATAATGCCAATGACTGTCACGGTCATGGTACCCATGTCGCCGGTACGGTTGGCGGTACCACCTGGGGGGTGGCAAAACAGGCCAATCTTGTCGGTGTCCGGGTATTAAGCTGTAGCGGCTCTGGTTCTAATTCCGGGGTGATCGCCGGTGTTGACTGGGTGGCGAATAATGCCAATGGTCCGTCAGTGGCCAACATGAGTTTAGGCGGCGGCAAATCAACCGCATTGAACAATGCCGTGGCCGGCGCGGTGAACAGCGGCGTATTTTTTGCCGTTGCTGCGGGCAACGACAATGGCAATGCCTGTAATAAATCGCCGGCAAGTGAGCCAAGTGCGTATACCGTAGGCTCTACCAGCAGCAACGACAATCGCTCCAGCTTTTCTAACTATGGTACCTGTTTAGATATCTATGCCCCGGGTTCAAGCATTAAATCTGCCTGGATCGGTTCAAACAGCGCTACTAATACCATCAGCGGCACGTCAATGGCTTCCCCGCATGTCGCCGGGACAGCGGCCTTATATCTGGATGCAGATCCTAGCTTATCGCCGGCACAATTATCGGCGCAGTTAACGGCCAATGCCACCGCCAATGTCGTGGGGGATGCGAAAACCGGTTCGCCTAACCTGTTAGTTTATACCGAAAGCGAGGGGGCAGCCCCGGGACTAGATGAAACCGTTAGCGGTGGTACAAATTCCAACACAACATTTACCTATACTGTGCCTTCAGGCGCCAGCAAGTTGACGGTAAGTTTGGCTGGCAACAGTGGTGATGCCGATCTTTATATTAATCATGGTGTCTCGGCTTTACCGTTCGATAGCGACTGTGCTTCGGCAACAGATGGCAGTAATGAAGAATGTGTGATCAATAACCCTTCGGCAGGTACCTGGCATATTTTGGTTTATGGTTATGCTGCATTTAACAATATCCGCTTAACCGCTAGCCACAACTAG
- a CDS encoding response regulator transcription factor, producing MRLLLVEDDLALQANLQEQLVNAGYSVDVAADGEEGLFKGREYPYDAAIIDVGLPKLDGISLIKTLRKLDKSYPIIVLTARNHWQDKVSGLDAGADDYLTKPFQSEELLARLNALIRRSVGQASPLIENGPLRLNTSSAQVWVNEELITLTSYEYKLLEYLALHPEQVKSKTELTEHIYDQDFDLDSNVIEVFVRRLRKKLDPDAEYGFIETLRGQGYKLKVFDVK from the coding sequence ATGCGTTTGTTGTTGGTTGAAGATGATCTCGCCTTGCAGGCAAATTTGCAGGAGCAGCTGGTGAACGCCGGATATTCGGTGGATGTTGCCGCCGATGGCGAAGAAGGTTTATTTAAAGGCCGGGAATATCCCTATGATGCCGCGATCATTGATGTCGGTTTGCCGAAATTAGACGGGATCAGTTTGATCAAAACCCTGCGTAAGCTTGATAAGTCTTACCCTATCATAGTGCTGACGGCGAGAAATCACTGGCAGGATAAGGTCTCGGGTTTAGATGCCGGTGCCGATGACTATTTAACTAAGCCCTTTCAGAGTGAAGAATTACTGGCGCGGTTAAATGCCCTTATTCGCCGCTCGGTGGGACAGGCCAGTCCTTTGATTGAAAATGGCCCGCTGCGCCTTAATACTTCCAGTGCCCAGGTATGGGTCAATGAAGAGTTGATCACCTTAACCAGTTATGAATACAAGCTGCTGGAATATCTGGCGCTGCATCCGGAACAGGTGAAATCTAAAACCGAGCTTACCGAGCATATTTATGATCAGGACTTTGATCTTGATTCAAATGTTATCGAGGTTTTTGTCCGGCGCTTAAGAAAAAAGCTCGATCCCGACGCAGAATACGGCTTTATTGAAACACTGCGGGGACAGGGTTATAAGCTCAAGGTTTTTGATGTTAAATGA
- a CDS encoding PepSY domain-containing protein, with the protein MRSVLLLVLFLLASVFFGQHKAQANHAINSYQVTGYGLPSAGDKAGKKERHKKSSRKISQQQAAQKVKNRYGGKVLKVQSSKVNGQSGYKVKLLKKDGHIISVLVDGHSGKIKGN; encoded by the coding sequence ATGAGATCCGTTTTACTCTTGGTGCTGTTTTTATTGGCAAGTGTGTTCTTTGGCCAGCATAAGGCACAGGCAAACCATGCCATCAACAGCTATCAGGTTACAGGGTATGGTTTGCCCTCGGCGGGGGATAAGGCCGGTAAAAAAGAACGTCACAAGAAATCCTCCAGGAAAATTTCCCAGCAACAGGCGGCCCAAAAGGTCAAAAACCGTTACGGCGGCAAAGTGCTGAAAGTACAAAGCAGTAAGGTTAACGGCCAGTCCGGCTATAAGGTCAAACTGTTAAAAAAGGATGGCCATATTATTTCCGTGCTGGTGGATGGTCACTCAGGGAAAATTAAGGGAAATTAA
- a CDS encoding acyl-CoA thioesterase has protein sequence MKKPQRDVTLRFLAEPQDVNFGGKVHGGAVMKWIDLAAYACAAGWSGRYCVTAYAGGIRFVAPIHVGSLVEVAAKVIYTGSSSMHIALEVTACDPKSLNRRLTTHCIVIMVAVDETGHKIEIPKWLPKTQADKKQHQSALKLMEMRKQISDEMQIYLEDE, from the coding sequence ATGAAAAAGCCACAAAGAGACGTCACCCTGAGATTTCTGGCTGAGCCCCAGGATGTTAATTTTGGCGGCAAGGTACACGGCGGCGCCGTCATGAAATGGATAGATTTAGCCGCTTATGCCTGCGCCGCCGGTTGGAGCGGTAGGTACTGCGTCACCGCCTACGCCGGCGGTATACGCTTTGTGGCCCCTATCCATGTCGGCAGCCTGGTGGAAGTGGCCGCCAAAGTGATTTATACCGGCTCCTCTTCCATGCATATCGCCCTGGAAGTCACAGCCTGCGATCCTAAATCCCTCAACCGCCGCCTGACCACCCATTGTATCGTTATCATGGTGGCAGTGGATGAAACCGGGCACAAGATAGAAATCCCCAAATGGCTGCCAAAAACCCAAGCCGATAAAAAACAGCATCAAAGCGCCCTTAAACTGATGGAAATGCGCAAGCAAATCAGCGATGAAATGCAAATCTATCTCGAAGATGAATAA
- a CDS encoding diguanylate cyclase yields the protein MLFVRLLVITLLFAAPASANTVNLTADEQAWLQQHPQIRIAGDPDYAPFEFRNARGELTGVSQDILGYCLDVLAIELVEIPTHSWKQAQDHLNAGTADLLTVASQTTQRDRYLAFSQPYLYLPVVILTRNDISRQLGLEDLYGLNLITVYGFGVNEYLEQFSDKINLVYARSTAEALQKLSFGSADAMLLNLATASHQIQALKLTNLRVSGEIDYTYQLAFAVRSELSPLIPILNKVLAAMPPGQKQQFIAKWITLDQAVWRPSKYQTLMIIAIIAALAFALMCALYLSLNRTLTAQNKALEQKSRLLEKEIEERKLLEMQLKEQVFQDDLTGLANRRKLLERVALEWPRSLRASRPISILMLDLDHFKIINDSFGHDIGDKVLKSIANILQDSTRITDLVARWGGEEFVLMLPETGHDLAMEIAERIREKVAKTELEYQDNKITFTVSIGVATTENGEPSFTELLSISDMALYQSKEQGRNRVSSIII from the coding sequence ATGCTATTTGTTCGCCTGTTAGTCATCACTTTGTTGTTCGCTGCCCCGGCAAGTGCCAATACCGTTAACCTTACTGCAGATGAACAGGCCTGGTTACAACAACATCCACAAATACGTATTGCCGGGGATCCCGATTATGCCCCGTTCGAATTTCGCAACGCCCGGGGAGAATTGACGGGGGTTTCCCAGGATATCCTCGGTTACTGCCTGGATGTTTTGGCAATTGAACTGGTTGAAATCCCAACCCACAGCTGGAAGCAGGCTCAAGACCACCTCAATGCCGGGACTGCGGATCTGCTCACGGTAGCCAGCCAAACAACACAGCGGGACAGGTACCTGGCATTTAGCCAGCCTTATTTATACCTGCCTGTGGTGATCCTGACCCGCAATGATATTAGCCGGCAACTTGGCCTGGAAGATCTTTATGGCCTGAACTTGATCACAGTTTATGGCTTTGGCGTCAATGAATACCTGGAGCAGTTTAGCGATAAAATCAACCTGGTGTATGCCCGCTCCACCGCAGAAGCCCTGCAAAAACTTTCGTTTGGCAGCGCAGATGCCATGCTCCTTAACCTGGCTACCGCCAGCCATCAGATACAGGCATTAAAACTTACCAATTTGCGGGTTTCCGGGGAGATAGACTATACCTACCAGCTCGCCTTTGCCGTACGCTCCGAACTCAGCCCTTTGATCCCTATCCTGAATAAAGTCCTGGCTGCGATGCCGCCCGGGCAAAAACAGCAGTTTATCGCCAAGTGGATCACCTTAGATCAAGCCGTGTGGCGCCCCAGCAAGTACCAGACGCTGATGATCATAGCAATTATTGCCGCCCTGGCCTTTGCCCTGATGTGTGCCTTATACCTGTCCCTTAACCGTACCCTCACCGCGCAAAATAAGGCCCTGGAGCAAAAATCCCGATTGCTTGAAAAAGAAATTGAAGAACGCAAATTATTAGAGATGCAACTCAAGGAGCAGGTCTTTCAGGACGATCTCACAGGTTTGGCCAACCGCAGAAAGTTACTGGAAAGAGTGGCGCTGGAATGGCCAAGATCACTTCGCGCCTCGCGTCCGATTTCAATTTTAATGTTGGATCTGGATCATTTTAAAATAATCAACGACAGCTTTGGCCATGATATCGGAGACAAGGTATTGAAAAGCATTGCAAATATTTTACAGGATTCCACCCGGATCACAGACTTGGTAGCACGCTGGGGCGGCGAAGAATTTGTATTGATGTTACCGGAAACCGGTCATGATCTCGCCATGGAAATCGCTGAACGTATCCGGGAGAAAGTGGCAAAAACCGAGTTGGAATACCAGGACAATAAAATAACCTTTACCGTCAGTATCGGTGTTGCCACCACAGAAAACGGCGAACCAAGTTTTACCGAACTGCTGAGCATTTCAGACATGGCCCTGTACCAGTCTAAAGAGCAGGGGCGAAACCGGGTTTCTTCTATTATTATCTAA
- a CDS encoding ATP-binding protein yields the protein MSKYLPELSSLLPWKLKSLKARLRLSALLIIVLVLPLIGVTLNSAFEAQIKSAIHNELAAYSYSILAVAEVERQDLLMPEQLLENQFNVIESGLYALITKGQAEGEDKQQAERQEILWLSNSLLGLDIPYIFPQPALGQSLSEEIDLNGEQHLIYSFSASFSDGEQAFPVTIHIIKNQADLLLVTGQFKRQLWLWLLVLMALLLLIQMSWLNWTLKPLHILKGELQSVEQGKSDQLQARYPLELEQVASQLNLLLHTEQNQRQRYRNALSDLAHSLKTPLAVMQSQSQLPEGFNEQLAIINRTIEHQLKRAQSAGESSWHLGILIKPVAVKLVSALEKIYRHKSLAISVLVDEEVLFKGDEADLMELLGNMLDNACKAARNKVLIRANTSEGGLLIQVEDDGQGISEDQREKVLNRGTRADTYQQGHGIGLAIIRDIVESYRGQVLIEQSVELGGASFSLCFNESKQ from the coding sequence ATGAGTAAGTACTTGCCAGAACTTTCGTCCCTGCTTCCCTGGAAACTTAAATCACTGAAAGCGCGCTTAAGGCTCTCTGCCTTGCTGATTATTGTGCTGGTCTTGCCCCTGATCGGGGTAACGCTAAACAGTGCCTTTGAAGCCCAGATCAAGAGTGCGATCCACAATGAATTGGCTGCCTACAGTTATTCCATATTAGCGGTGGCGGAAGTGGAGCGGCAGGATTTATTGATGCCGGAGCAGTTGCTGGAAAACCAGTTTAATGTCATAGAGTCCGGCTTATATGCGCTGATCACTAAGGGGCAAGCTGAGGGAGAAGATAAGCAGCAAGCCGAGCGGCAGGAAATATTATGGCTGTCGAACTCCCTGCTCGGGCTGGATATTCCCTATATTTTTCCACAGCCGGCATTAGGTCAGTCTTTGTCTGAGGAAATTGATCTTAACGGCGAACAACATTTAATTTACAGCTTCAGCGCCAGTTTTAGCGATGGTGAACAAGCGTTTCCGGTCACTATTCATATTATTAAAAACCAGGCGGATCTGTTGCTGGTGACCGGGCAGTTCAAGCGCCAGTTATGGCTGTGGTTGCTGGTTTTGATGGCCCTGTTGCTGTTGATCCAAATGAGCTGGTTAAACTGGACCCTGAAACCCCTGCATATTTTAAAAGGAGAATTGCAGTCGGTGGAGCAGGGCAAGAGCGATCAACTCCAGGCCCGCTACCCGCTGGAGCTGGAACAGGTTGCCAGCCAACTTAATTTATTGCTGCATACGGAGCAAAATCAAAGGCAAAGGTATCGTAATGCCTTATCCGACCTGGCCCATAGTTTAAAAACGCCGCTGGCGGTGATGCAAAGCCAGTCACAATTGCCGGAAGGTTTTAATGAACAGCTTGCTATTATCAACCGCACCATAGAGCATCAACTGAAGCGGGCGCAAAGTGCCGGTGAGTCTTCCTGGCACCTGGGAATTTTGATCAAACCGGTCGCGGTTAAACTGGTCTCGGCACTGGAGAAAATTTACCGCCACAAAAGCCTGGCCATTTCGGTCCTGGTGGATGAGGAAGTACTCTTTAAAGGCGATGAAGCCGATCTGATGGAACTGCTGGGCAATATGCTTGACAACGCCTGTAAAGCTGCCAGGAATAAGGTGCTTATCCGCGCCAATACCAGTGAAGGGGGTTTGTTGATCCAGGTGGAAGATGACGGCCAGGGCATCAGTGAAGATCAGCGGGAAAAAGTGCTTAACCGAGGCACCCGGGCCGATACCTATCAGCAGGGACATGGTATCGGGCTGGCGATTATCCGGGATATCGTCGAGAGCTACCGGGGGCAAGTGTTAATCGAACAGTCGGTTGAGCTTGGCGGCGCCAGTTTTAGCCTGTGCTTTAATGAGAGCAAACAATAA
- the dbpA gene encoding ATP-dependent RNA helicase DbpA, protein MSSTAFSSLKLRIELQENLTGLGYQAMTAIQAQSLPDILAGKDVIAQGKTGSGKTAAFSLGLLQQLDVKRFRIQSLVLCPTRELADQVAKEIRKLARTIHNIKVLTLCGGMPFGPQIGSLEHGAHIVVGTPGRVEEHVRKGTLNLDNVTTLVLDEADRMLEMGFQPSLDAIIEQAPQKRQNLLFSATFPAQIKAIAGAVMTDPVMVKVAATHDNSSISQHFYQVEDNHQRLEGLRLLLLAHNPASSVVFCNTKREVQEVADELHHLGFSVLALHGDLEQRDRDKALIRFANKSANILVATDVAARGLDIEDLDAVFNYHIARDSEVHVHRIGRTGRAGNKGHAYSFYSDKESYKLALLEDYLERTIESEVLPDAGVLANKPAAPLMTTLLIDGGKKQKLRPGDILGALTGEKGIRGDQVGKINVFDFFAYVAVAKNAVTPALRKMEKGKMKGRNFRVRIVKD, encoded by the coding sequence TTGAGTAGTACTGCTTTTTCATCCCTAAAATTACGTATTGAGCTGCAAGAGAATTTAACTGGCTTAGGTTATCAGGCCATGACGGCAATTCAGGCACAAAGTTTACCCGACATCCTGGCGGGCAAAGATGTGATTGCCCAGGGGAAAACCGGATCCGGCAAGACGGCAGCGTTTTCTTTGGGGTTATTGCAGCAGCTCGATGTAAAGCGTTTTCGGATCCAGTCGCTGGTGTTATGTCCAACCCGGGAGTTGGCGGACCAGGTGGCGAAAGAAATTCGCAAACTGGCGCGTACCATACACAATATCAAGGTATTAACCTTATGTGGCGGCATGCCTTTTGGCCCGCAAATAGGCTCACTGGAGCATGGCGCCCATATCGTGGTGGGTACACCGGGGCGGGTGGAAGAGCATGTGCGCAAAGGTACTTTGAATCTCGACAATGTCACGACCTTAGTGTTAGATGAAGCCGATCGCATGCTGGAAATGGGTTTTCAGCCCTCTCTGGATGCCATTATTGAACAGGCGCCGCAAAAACGTCAGAATTTATTGTTCAGCGCCACTTTCCCTGCACAAATCAAAGCTATTGCCGGTGCTGTGATGACAGATCCCGTGATGGTGAAAGTTGCGGCAACCCATGATAACAGCAGCATCAGCCAGCATTTTTACCAGGTAGAAGATAATCATCAAAGGCTGGAGGGCCTGCGTTTGTTATTGCTGGCACATAACCCGGCTTCTTCCGTGGTTTTTTGTAATACCAAAAGAGAAGTACAGGAAGTCGCAGATGAACTGCATCATTTGGGTTTCAGCGTATTAGCCTTACACGGGGATTTGGAGCAAAGAGACAGGGATAAGGCCCTGATCCGCTTCGCCAATAAAAGCGCCAATATCCTGGTGGCCACAGATGTTGCCGCCCGCGGACTGGATATTGAAGATCTGGATGCGGTGTTTAACTATCATATTGCCCGTGACAGTGAAGTACATGTGCACCGTATTGGCCGTACCGGGCGTGCCGGCAATAAAGGCCATGCTTATTCTTTTTACAGCGACAAGGAAAGTTATAAGCTTGCTTTGCTGGAAGATTATTTAGAGCGCACCATAGAAAGCGAAGTTTTGCCGGATGCCGGCGTGCTGGCCAATAAACCGGCGGCTCCCTTGATGACCACCTTGCTGATTGACGGTGGCAAGAAACAAAAATTGCGTCCGGGTGATATCTTAGGGGCATTAACCGGGGAAAAAGGCATTCGCGGTGATCAGGTGGGGAAAATCAATGTTTTTGATTTTTTTGCTTATGTCGCGGTCGCCAAAAATGCAGTCACTCCCGCCTTAAGAAAAATGGAAAAAGGTAAGATGAAAGGGCGCAACTTCAGGGTGCGTATTGTCAAAGACTAG
- the hpf gene encoding ribosome hibernation-promoting factor, HPF/YfiA family: protein MKINLSGHHVDVTSSIKEHVEEKFSKIANHFPTLISLDVILSKEHGKHQAELRTTYEGGRISATGSDDIMYPAIALAAKKLDAALKHRKGQLKANLHAKPGMTTPEIAHERVQEMELS, encoded by the coding sequence ATGAAAATAAATCTTTCTGGTCACCATGTCGATGTTACTAGTTCGATCAAAGAACATGTCGAAGAAAAGTTCTCCAAGATAGCAAATCATTTTCCAACACTTATTTCGCTTGATGTCATCCTTTCCAAGGAGCATGGCAAGCATCAGGCCGAACTGCGAACGACCTATGAAGGAGGAAGGATCTCTGCCACAGGCTCTGACGATATTATGTATCCGGCTATAGCCCTTGCCGCTAAGAAACTTGATGCCGCATTAAAGCATCGTAAAGGCCAGTTAAAGGCCAACCTTCATGCCAAACCGGGGATGACAACCCCTGAAATTGCGCATGAGAGAGTACAGGAAATGGAATTGTCCTAA
- a CDS encoding winged helix-turn-helix transcriptional regulator, with translation MPLPLPGLPVRGSKTGKPIMALLDLLGRNWTLGIFWNLSQNPCTFRELQNRCENISPTLLNNRLKELQATLFVQKQAGGYALTELGEELFNHMKPLEGFSSLWQQQLADSQQSQVAQHHHKD, from the coding sequence ATGCCATTACCACTTCCCGGTCTGCCGGTGCGGGGATCAAAAACAGGCAAGCCTATTATGGCATTGCTGGATTTATTAGGGCGTAACTGGACCTTGGGGATTTTCTGGAACCTCAGCCAGAACCCCTGCACCTTCCGTGAATTACAAAACCGTTGTGAAAATATCTCTCCGACCTTGCTCAATAACCGCTTAAAAGAGTTGCAGGCCACCTTATTCGTACAAAAGCAGGCCGGCGGTTATGCCCTGACCGAATTGGGAGAGGAATTATTCAACCATATGAAACCTTTAGAGGGGTTTAGCAGCTTATGGCAGCAGCAGCTTGCTGACAGCCAACAATCCCAAGTTGCTCAACATCACCATAAAGACTAA
- the nudC gene encoding NAD(+) diphosphatase → MNSPALTFSQMSLNRASSARKSSRWLLEQQNKADTVFLPIWRSLCLFEQDKLALFTRELAITGQLIAQAGNCYFLGLDGEQAVFVLDLSDLSQLQLESLLADKYQAKDFRLSLPLVTVKQAPVLAYGRALNHWHRQCQHCGYCGEKTLSLDGGHRRKCQSESCAKEHFPRTDPVVIMLVEYQPPGEKAKCLLAQHHNIPAKVVSTLAGFVDPGESLEEAVSREVLEEAGVAVEQVTYMASQPWPFPNSLMIGFFARAISDEINIDNDEIADARWFSAEEVRTFDNWGDEGDNYQLPRKESIARYLIDSWLAKQA, encoded by the coding sequence TTGAATAGTCCAGCATTGACCTTTTCACAAATGTCGTTAAACCGGGCGTCTTCTGCCCGAAAAAGCAGCCGCTGGCTGCTTGAGCAGCAAAATAAAGCGGATACGGTATTTTTGCCGATATGGCGCTCTTTATGCCTGTTTGAACAAGATAAACTGGCCCTGTTTACCCGGGAGCTGGCAATAACCGGGCAGCTGATTGCACAGGCAGGCAATTGCTATTTTTTAGGTTTGGACGGCGAGCAGGCGGTTTTTGTGCTCGACTTATCTGATTTGTCCCAGCTCCAGCTTGAAAGTTTGTTGGCGGATAAATATCAGGCAAAAGATTTTCGCCTTTCCTTACCTCTGGTTACGGTGAAGCAAGCCCCGGTTTTAGCCTATGGCCGGGCGCTGAATCATTGGCACAGGCAATGTCAGCATTGCGGTTATTGCGGTGAGAAAACCCTTTCCCTTGATGGCGGCCACAGGCGTAAATGCCAAAGTGAGTCATGCGCTAAAGAGCATTTTCCCCGTACCGATCCTGTGGTGATCATGCTGGTAGAATATCAGCCCCCGGGGGAAAAGGCGAAATGTTTACTGGCGCAGCATCATAATATTCCCGCAAAAGTGGTCTCTACCCTGGCAGGGTTTGTCGATCCGGGAGAATCCCTGGAAGAAGCTGTTTCCAGGGAAGTTTTAGAAGAAGCCGGGGTAGCGGTGGAGCAGGTGACTTATATGGCTTCCCAGCCGTGGCCGTTCCCTAACTCGTTAATGATAGGTTTTTTTGCCCGGGCAATAAGCGATGAAATCAATATCGATAATGATGAAATTGCCGATGCCCGCTGGTTCAGCGCCGAAGAAGTCCGGACTTTTGATAACTGGGGGGATGAAGGGGATAACTATCAATTGCCGAGAAAAGAGTCGATTGCCCGTTATTTAATTGATAGTTGGCTTGCCAAACAAGCATAA
- a CDS encoding glycine zipper 2TM domain-containing protein: MKIISKALITVSLLAAAANASAGHHRGDSFYARGKVINATPVYQTVRVEHIHDTSCWSRVRHSHSSSAHHASNEVAATVVGAVIGGTVGHVLFKKSDLKGVGTVAGAIIGGSVGNEIGHNSHSHHKAGHSHSRGHYKSGYRHASHRKVLHCRQQYTSFEEISGYDVTYKYQGEVYHTRTRHHPGRKIKLRVTVDPV; encoded by the coding sequence ATGAAAATTATATCCAAAGCCTTAATAACGGTTTCGCTGTTAGCGGCAGCAGCAAATGCCAGTGCCGGTCATCACAGGGGCGATAGTTTTTATGCCAGGGGCAAAGTAATTAATGCGACACCGGTTTATCAAACCGTGCGGGTTGAGCATATTCATGACACCAGCTGCTGGAGCCGGGTGCGCCATAGTCACAGCAGTTCAGCTCACCACGCCAGCAATGAAGTGGCGGCTACTGTGGTCGGCGCGGTTATCGGCGGCACCGTCGGCCATGTCTTATTTAAAAAATCAGATCTAAAAGGGGTGGGTACGGTTGCCGGGGCGATTATCGGCGGCTCTGTCGGCAATGAAATCGGCCATAACAGCCATAGCCATCACAAAGCTGGTCACAGTCATAGCAGGGGGCATTATAAATCCGGTTATCGACATGCCAGCCACCGCAAGGTGCTGCACTGCCGGCAGCAATATACCAGCTTTGAAGAAATCAGCGGTTATGATGTGACCTATAAGTACCAGGGGGAAGTTTACCATACCCGTACCCGCCATCATCCGGGCAGAAAGATCAAGCTCAGGGTAACCGTGGACCCGGTATAG